aataaaaagtcacttaatatgggacggagggagtagtataattTGTGTAGAATTTAGCAACCTGGCCGTGTCACacgattttgttttttcaacaTCGATTGGGTAAAAGATATCTCTGAACATGTAAAATGTTACTTCATccaattcataataagtgtctcggaTTTTGTATTAACttggtacaaaattgtactaaatttgagacacttattatggattttttttaagaaagttTGTAATGTTTTCTCTTTGAAAGGGTGAAGTGCTACTCAAGTTGAAAATAGCGTTCTTTTCGCAGAACCGTAATCTACACAGGTATAACAATGAAGTAACGACTCGTGTGTTAAGGTGAACCGTGCTGGAAGCAGGTTCCCTGTCGTAAATTTCGTGAGTTTGTTGTCACTGACATGTTGTGGTCTTGTGGACGTACTTCCTTGcggagaaagaagaaacaaaataggTAACGGCCGCACAATATAACCTCATGTATCAAAAGCTCTCTATAAAAAGGGTACCGGTATTAAAACACCAATTCAAAAAGGGGAAATATGGGACTAGTGCCTTTTCTTGAGGGGACACGATAAGATGAACCCTGTAAAAAGCTCTCTATAAAAAGGGTACCAGTATTAAAACACCAATTCAAAAAGGGAAAATATGGGACTAGTGCCGATAAGGTTAACCATGCTGGAAGCAGGTTCTCTGAACATGATTAATTGACCAaaggcgaagtatccggtgaaaattctcattcggtgcaaacttcctaaaaaccatgtttaaaagtttcaatttttttttacaaaaataccatatgttgagagtctgatgttctacaaagctgcaaaattttaagttcaaaatcaaaaacatttgaaaggaattaaaaagagaaatttacaatgaatagtgtcaaacgcCGAAAgaccactattcatgcagaatttgttcttttcgctgctaccaaacaaatttgagtttggacttgaaattttacgaATATAAAAAACATCCCTTTTCaaacatatgtgattttttaaagaattttttaattttttttcgatGGAATTTTCACGGTTTGCACCGTAGAGATGGTTTCCATCGGATACTTCACCTTTGATCAATTAATCATCCATTAATGATGCAACCCAGACGAGATGCATCACGGACACGGTATGAATACAAActttgaggaaaaaaaaagtaagaacGACAACACGACACGTCACTGATTATGTATTAACTTGATACAAAATTATaataaatctgagacacttgttatggattttttttagaagtttGTAATGTTTTCTCTTTGAAATGGTGAAGTGCTAATCAAGTTGACAATGGTGTTCTTTTCAAAGAACCGTAATCTGCACGTGTTAAGGTGAATAGTGCTGGAAGCAGGTTCCATGTAGTCACTGACATGTTGTGGACGTACTTCCTTGcggagaaagaagaaacaaaacaggTAACGGCCGCACAATTTAACCTGCCATGTATCAAAAGCTCTCTATAAAAAGTGTATCGGTGTAgctgaaatgcccgtgcgttacaacggaacaacaaaataaaatgataccttcaaaaacatgcatcaaaacctcCGTTTGCTCTTCTTTAACGATCACCAAATATCCCTTTAAAAAAGGTTTCTTCCGAAGATTGTATCTCTATATTCTAGTCTTTCAAAATAGAACAATCCACttctttctgaaaattatataacatcaTCCGGTCAAAGAAGGTTTGAGACAGAATCACTTAATTTTTTAgttctctccactatctcactTCAGCCATTAAAACAAAGAGTTAGAAGGGCAGCAAATTCATGTTTTGGCAACTGGATGTTCGTTTATGAGTATAgacatttgattattttgttgagtatgactattctgatttttcttgttttctaaaGGAACCTATCAATATTAGATTAAATCAAGCCTAATTAATAAACTGATAGCACACGTGTATTTTTTTCCAGTTATTTGCTCGAGTTGTTCGGCGGATCTAGCTTGTGGGCAGTTCAGACAACTTGACGTCGTTGGCCTCTTGGCTATCTGTCTGCTCGTAGTCCTGTCTCTGCGTGGCGGTTGGAGTCAGTCTTATATGGCCGGCAAGTATTAAATGTGGTAACTCGCCCGCGGATATCTGACCCAAATGGGTAGGATATGGGTCGACGTTTACGCCCATGGGTATACCCTGGATCACCCGATTAGTCATGGATAGGGTATGGGTATAAGTTTATACACATGGATACCCGATGGGTCACCCagttaatattttaattaaataaatattatttttattatataatatgtgaactctttgaatttttttaacgAAATATGGACTCTTTGATGCAATAAGGATTAACGGATGAACCATGTTGTAAAAAACTAAATAAAGACCAAATGCAAAATTGGCCTCATAGTCCTGACTCGATGACCCATCAACTTGACCTGTTTGGCCATCTCTCTCGCTCCGTCAGGCTCACAGAAGAAATGTATCGAGGCGCCTTCTCCCATCTCCGATTCTACACTCGGCCATCATCTCTCGTTCTCTCTACTAAGCTCTAGGCGCCGCCACCACTCTATCTCGCAGTCTGTCTCGTCAGCTTCTTCTAACAATTCGCCATCTCATCGTGTAATTTAGCTCTAAGAGGAGACGATCGTGGCTGGGAAACGGAAGAGGGGACCAGCCGTGGCCGCACCTGGGAGACAGAGGGAACGGCCGTGGCTTCGATTTTTTGCCCGATGGGTGTCCGACCGGGTCTCATCTTCCGACTTCCGTAGTGTTTCGGCGGAGCGATCTTTTTCTCGTCAGATTCGGAGTTGTTGCCCGACTCTCGTAACGATCCCGCTGGCGATAGATTCCCTCGTGGAGTTCCAGTCCAATTCGGTCCAGGTAACAGGCCAGCTGGCTTAGCaggcctaatatacatgcaattttGGGGCCCACAAATTTTTTTGGAAGTTTGACCGACGAAGTTGAAGGAAACGGTTCggattttttagataggtatagattaAACACCGAttcaaaaagagaaaatatggGACCAGTGCCGCTAAGATGAACCCTTTTCTTGAGGGGACACGATAAGATGAACCCTTTTGATCAATTAATCATCCATCATGCAACCCAGACGAGATGCATCGGACACGGTATGATACAAActttgaggaaaaaaaaaatagtaagaACGACAACACGACACGTCGCTGAAGCAGCACACCTCCACACTTGACTCGAGCCCTTGGAGACCAAACGACCAAATTAACCATGCGCATTCACGCGACGCCACCAATTAGCAAGCAGCAAGCAAACTAAAAGTTAATTCTTGTGCTGGAAGTCCTCGGTGGCGCGGGTGGGCTGGTACCCGATGCCGTGGCGGTTGTTGGGGAACATCATGAATGCATAGCTGgcgacgccgccgacgacggGGGGCAGCACGGCCATCATGGTCctctcgccggcgccgtccatGGCCGGGTACAGGCACGACACCGTGTCCCTGTCCAGCAGCGCGATCGTGGCGAACACCACGAGCGACAGCGCCGCGTGCACGAAGTCCCCAACGCGGAGCCGGTACCCGGACAGGTCCGGGCTGGGCCCGTCGGGGTTGGAGGAGAAGGTGCGCATCCCGCGGCGTGTCACCACGCCGTAGTAGACCCGGCCGTCGGAACCCACGTAGCTGTCggtgaaggaggagaaggcgcaGAACCCGCCGCAGAGCGCCAGGAGCACCCCGCTGAGCACCTTGTTGTAGGCCGCGCAGTGGCCGTTGTTGGTCACCAGCGGGCTCAGGAACTGGAACATGAACACCGTGCCGCTCGGGAGAAGCTTGATCAGGTCCGACACCCCGCGCAGCGCCCTCTCCGCTACGCTCACGTTCcgaggcgccggcgctgccATGGCTGCTGCTCTAATTCGATCGCGGGCACTGTTAAATCTcgcctagctagcttgttgCACGTGCGTACTGGTTGAGTTTGGAATGGGGTGATGTGAAGTTGTGAACTGTGTGTTCGACAATTTATAGGCGCGAGAGCGAGAcgatttgcttgcttgcttgctgcatGGTAATCTTGTGGAAGGTCCTGGATGTTTGATTGGATGACGATCGACCGACTTTTAATTGAAACGGTTGCTTCAAAGGATCTCTTTTCCGTTGTTGGTTTGCTTGCACTCCTGGATGATATAGATGGACGGAGAGATAGGCTGGACTTTTGCATGCTTTAAGGCAGATCCATGCACGCTTCGCACTGCTCGCTCAGGCTTTCTGCCTTCTTCTTTCCTGCTTAAGGTAGTTATAAGACGGAAAATGTGGAGATCTCTGGGTGAAGGACGGAAAATGTGGAGATCTCTGGGTGAAGGACGTGTATAATGGGTGACGTTAGCCTTTTGTTACCGACGtcacataggataaaatctgacgtggaagagagagaaatgaagaaaagcaaacattttcttaattaagagatgatctcttagCAAAAATGATAAGTCAAAGATAAGACAAATTCACCATTGTACTGCATTTCAcattttcttagcatttatttggttaattttat
This is a stretch of genomic DNA from Brachypodium distachyon strain Bd21 chromosome 1, Brachypodium_distachyon_v3.0, whole genome shotgun sequence. It encodes these proteins:
- the LOC100830766 gene encoding protein DMP2, whose amino-acid sequence is MAAPAPRNVSVAERALRGVSDLIKLLPSGTVFMFQFLSPLVTNNGHCAAYNKVLSGVLLALCGGFCAFSSFTDSYVGSDGRVYYGVVTRRGMRTFSSNPDGPSPDLSGYRLRVGDFVHAALSLVVFATIALLDRDTVSCLYPAMDGAGERTMMAVLPPVVGGVASYAFMMFPNNRHGIGYQPTRATEDFQHKN